A single region of the Brachypodium distachyon strain Bd21 chromosome 3, Brachypodium_distachyon_v3.0, whole genome shotgun sequence genome encodes:
- the LOC106866341 gene encoding glyoxylate/hydroxypyruvate reductase HPR3-like: protein MPSSPPAVLVLCRNAPATLADRFRLLDLHASSLPIDAFLAAAAASAEPPRAAVVPGGGSVRVDAGLLDAVPSLRCVVIVSAGLDPIDLPECARRGVAVANAAGIYSADVADHAVGLLLDVLRGISAGDRFIRRGLWPDQPGGGSSLLPLGSRLRGKRVGIVGLGRIGSATARRLWAFGCVVSYTSRAGPKPSFPCYGFFPTARDLAAHSDALVVACALTAETRRVVDRAVLDALGEGGVVVNVARGANVDEDELVSALAEGRIAGAGLDVFEDEPRVPEELVAMENVVLTPHKAVFTPESMADLDRLVVANLEAFFAGAPLLTPVHVFH, encoded by the coding sequence ATGCCATCTTCGCCGCCCGCCGTGCTCGTGCTCTGCCGCAACGCGCCGGCCACGCTGGCGGACCGCTTCCGCCTCCTGGACCTCCACGCCTCGTCCCTCCCCATCGAtgccttcctcgccgccgcggccgcctccgccgagCCCCCTCGCGCGGCCGtcgtccccggcggcggcagcgtccgCGTCGACGCCGGGCTCCTCGACGCCGTCCCGTCGCTGCGCTGCGTGGTGATCGTCAGCGCCGGGCTCGACCCGATCGACCTCCCCGAGTgcgcccgccgcggcgtcgccgtcgccaaTGCCGCCGGGATCTACTCCGCCGACGTCGCCGACCACGCCGTCGGCCTGCTCCTCGACGTCCTCCGCGGGATCTCCGCCGGCGACCGATTCATCCGCCGTGGCCTCTGGCCGGATCAGCCCGGCGGCGGaagctctcttcttcccctcggATCCAGGCTCCGCGGGAAGCGCGTGGGCATCGTGGGCCTGGGCCGCATCGGGTCCGCTACCGCGAGGCGGCTGTGGGCCTTCGGCTGCGTCGTCTCCTACACTTCCCGGGCCGGGCCGAAACCCTCGTTCCCCTGCTACGGCTTCTTCCCCACGGCGCGCGACCTGGCGGCGCACTCGGACGCGCTCGTCGTGGCCTGCGCGCTCACGGCCGAGACCCGGCGCGTCGTGGACAGGGCCGTgctggacgcgctcggggAGGGTGGCGTGGTCGTCAACGTCGCGCGCGGGGCGAACGTCGACGAGGACGAGCTGGTGAGCGCGCTAGCCGAGGGCAGGATCGCGGGGGCCGGGCTGGACGTGTTCGAGGACGAGCCCAGGGTGCCGGAGGAGCTGGTGGCCATGGAGAACGTGGTGCTCACGCCGCACAAGGCCGTCTTCACCCCGGAGTCCATGGCCGACCTCGaccgcctcgtcgtcgccaacctcgaggccttcttcgccggcGCGCCGCTGCTTACGCCCGTCCACGTCTTCCACTGA
- the LOC100833412 gene encoding AFG1-like ATPase has product MRSVVRSLRQLRRFTQHHAEGHSSINKLIRQQNALILSSSTSRSLGTIRHHHNEVRGFVSPGVDLLRSMFSTATADSIRDVPGGGPMVEYEKRIASGDLVDGDSFQVDTIQQLQRLYEDLVENEEACQLDRYQSSEKSGRSRWLWTRLITQPSTYAPVKGLYLYGGVGTGKTMLMDLFYEQLPANWRKKRIHFHDFMLNVHSRLQMHKGVSDPLDVVAAEISDEAIILCLDEFMVTDVADAMILNRLFRHLFSKGVILVSTSNRAPDQLYEGGLQRNLFLPFIDTLKERCIAHPIGSAVDYRQLGSAEEGFYFVGKQCSTVLKQKFQSLIGVEEPTPQTVEVVMGRKLQVPLGANGCAYFPFEDLCDRPLGAADYFGLFKRFHTLAIDGVPKFGYHNRTAAYRFVTLVDVMYENKARLLCTAEAAPIEIFENIVTVAEAQKSSPRSSRSQRSDDPDLCVDNELGFAKDRTISRLTELNSREYLEDFEEKWRQPLQGVDNGADVVLA; this is encoded by the exons ATGAGATCAGTAGTTCGTTCACTACGCCAGCTTCGACGTTTCACTCAACACCATGCAGAGGGACACTCATCAATAAACAAGTTGATCAGGCAACAGAATGCTCTGATCTTGTCTAGTTCGACATCCCGTTCACTGGGCACAATCCGACACCATCATAATGAAGTTAGAGGATTTGTGAGTCCAGGTGTAGACTTACTGAGGTCCATGTTCTCCACAGCGACGGCTGATTCAATTAGAG ATGTTCCAGGAGGTGGTCCAATGGTGGAATATGAGAAGAGAATTGCATCAGGAGACCTTGTAGATGGTGATAGCTTTCAG GTTGATACGATTCAACAATTACAAAGGCTTTATGAGGATCTTGTAGAGAATGAAGAAGCCTGCCAGCTTGATAGATATCAGTCATCTGAAAAATCGGGAAG GAGTAGATGGCTATGGACTCGCCTCATTACTCAGCCTTCTACCTATGCACCGGTAAAGGGGTTGTATCTATATGGAGGGGTCGGTACAGGGAAGACGATGCTTATGGACCTATTCTACGAGCAACT GCCAGCTAATTGGAGGAAAAAGCGTATCCACTTTCATGATTTCATGTTAAATGTACATAGTCGTCTGCAG ATGCATAAAGGTGTTTCAGACCCCCTTGATGTGGTAGCAGCCGAGATTTCAGATGAGGCCATAATATTATGTCTGGATGAGTTTATG GTAACAGATGTTGCTGATGCTATGATATTAAACCGGCTGTTCAGACATTTGTTCAGCAAAGGCGTT ATTCTAGTCTCGACTTCTAATCGTGCTCCAGATCAGCTATATGAAGGTGGCTTGCAGCGAAACCTTTTCTTACCTTTCATTGACACCTTGAAA GAAAGGTGCATTGCGCATCCGATTGGCTCTGCAGTAGACTATCGTCAACTGGGCTCA GCTGAAGAAGGTTTTTACTTTGTTGGAAAACAATGCAGTACAGTTCTTAAACAGAAGTTCCAATCTTTAATTGGAGTTGAGGAACCTACTCCTCAAACAGTCGAAGTTGTTATGGGACGAAAATTGCAG GTACCACTGGGAGCAAATGGCTGTGCATATTTCCCATTTGAAGATCTTTGTGACAGACCTCTAGGCGCAGCAGATTATTTTGGGCTATTCA AAAGGTTTCACACGCTGGCAATTGACGGTGTGCCTAAGTTTGGGTATCATAACAGAACAGCAGCTTATCGATTTGTCACATTGGTCGAT GTTATGTATGAGAACAAGGCAAGGCTATTATGCACAGCCGAGGCTGCGCCAATAGAGATATTCGAGAATATAGTGACGGTTGCTGAAGCACAAAAAAGTTCCCCTAGATCTTCGCGTTCACAGAGAAGTGATGATCCTGATCTATGTGTGGACAACGAGCTAGGATTTGCCAAAGACCGTACAATTAGCAG GTTGACAGAGCTCAATAGTAGAGAGTACTTGGAGGACTTCGAAGAAAAATGGCGACAGCCCTTGCAAGGTGTAGATAATGGTGCTGATGTTGTACTAGCATAA